In Indicator indicator isolate 239-I01 chromosome 28, UM_Iind_1.1, whole genome shotgun sequence, one DNA window encodes the following:
- the KCNT1 gene encoding potassium channel subfamily T member 1 isoform X2 produces the protein MTELESEVLPLPPRYRFRDLLLGDQSFQSDDRVQVEFYVNENTFKERLKLFFIKNQRSSLRIRLFNFSLKLLTCLLYIVRVLLDNPEEGIGWSHIFWVDRKMPLWAVQVSIALISFLETMLLIYLSYKGNIWEQIFRISFILEMINTVPFIITIFWPPLRNLFIPVFLNCWLAKYALENMINDLHRAIQRTQSAMFNQVLILICTLLCLVFTGTCGIQHLERAGEKLSLFKSFYFCIVTFSTVGYGDVTPKIWPSQLLVVIMICVALVVLPLQFEELVYLWMERQKSGGNYSRHRAQTEKHVVLCVSSLKIDLLMDFLNEFYAHPRLQDYYVVILCPTEMDIQVRRVLQIPLWSQRVIYLQGSALKDQDLMRAKMDNGEACFILSSRNEVDRTAADHQTILRAWAVKDFAPNCPLYVQILKPENKFHVKFADHVVCEEECKYAMLALNCVCPATSTLITLLVHTSRGQEGQESPEQWQRMYGRCSGNEVYHIRMGDSKFFMEYEGKSFTYAAFHAHKKYGVCLIGIRREENKSILLNPGPRHIMAASDTCFYINITKEENSAFIFKQEEKQKKKGFAGRGTYDGPSRLPVHSIIASMGTVAMDLQNTECRPANSSKLALPAENGSGNRRPSIAPVLELADTSSLLPCDLLSDQSEDEMTQSDEEGSAVVEYVKGYPPNSPYIGSSPTLCHLLPEKAPFCCLRLDKGCKHNSFEDAKAYGFKNKLIIVSAETAGNGLYNFIVPLRAYYRSRKELNPIVLLLDNKPEHHFLEAICCFPMVYYMEGTIDNLDSLLQCGIIYADNLVVVDKESTMSAEEDYMADAKTIVNVQTMFRLFPSLSIITELTHPSNMRFMQFRAKDSYSLALSKLEKKERENGSNLAFMFRLPFAAGRVFSISMLDTLLYQSFVKDYMITITRLLLGLDTTPGSGYLCAMKITEDDLWIRTYGRLFQKLCSSSAEIPIGIYRTESHMFATSESQISINVEDCEDTKDVKEHWGIKGSHHRNSCSSDQSEHPLLRRKSMQWARRLSRKGNKHSSKTAEWISQQRLSLYRRSERQELSELVKNRMKHLGLPTTGYDEMNDHQNTLSYVLINPPPDTRLELNDIVYLIRSDPLAHVANDGHSRKSSCSNKLGSCNPETRDETQL, from the exons GGTGCAGGTCGAGTTCTATGTGAATGAAAACACCTTTAAGGAGCGGCTGAAGCTCTTCTTCATCAAAAACCAGCGATCGA gtCTGAGGATCCGGCTCTTCAACTTCTCACTGAAGCTTCTCACCTGCCTCCTGTACATTGTCCGGGTCCTGCTTGACAACCCAGAGGAGGGCATAGGCTG GTCACACATCTTCTGGGTGGACAGGAAAATGCCACTGTGGGCTGTGCAG GTCAGCATCGCTTTAATCAGCTTTCTGGAGACCATGCTGCTCATCTATCTCAGCTACAAG GGGAACATCTGGGAACAGATTTTCCGCATCTCATTCATCCTGGAGATGATCAACACGGTGCCGTTTATTATCACG ATATTCTGGCCTCCTCTGCGGAATTTGTTCATTCCTGTGTTTCTGAACTGCTGGCTTGCCAAGTATGCCCTGGAGAACATGATT aATGACCTACACAGAGCCATACAAAGGACCCAGTCGGCCATGTTTAACCAGGTGCTCATTCTGATCTGTACCTTGCTGTGTCTCGTTTTCACAGG GACCTGTGGCATCCAGCACTTAGAAAGAGCAGGTGAGAAGCTCTCCCTCTTCAAGTCCTTCTATTTCTGCATTGTCACCTTTTCCACCGTGGGCTATGGAGATGTGACACCCAAGATCTGGCCTTCCCAGCTCCTTGTCGTGATAATGATTTGCGTCGCCCTGGTCGTGCTGCCACTCCAG TTTGAGGAGCTTGTCTACCTCTGGATGGAGCGGCAGAAGTCAGGAGGCAATTACAGCAGGCACCGTGCCCAGACGGAGAAGCACGTCGTCCTCTGTGTCAGCTCCCTCAAGATTGATCTCCTCATGGATTTCCTCAATGAGTTTTATGCCCACCCACGCCTGCAG GATTACTACGTGGTGATACTTTGCCCAACGGAGATGGATATCCAGGTGCGGAGGGTCCTACAGATCCCTCTGTGGTCACAGCGAGTGATCtacctccagggctctgcactgaAGGACCAGGACCTCATGAGAGCCAA GATGGACAATGGGGAAGCTTGCTTCATTCTCAGCAGCCGAAATGAGGTGGACCGCACTGCAGCG GACCACCAGACCATTCTGAGAGCCTGGGCTGTGAAGGATTTTGCTCCGAACTGTCCTCTCTATGTTCAGATCCTAAAGCCTGAAAACAAGTTTCATGTTAAGTTTGCAG ATCATGTTGTCTGTGAAGAGGAGTGCAAGTATGCCATGCTGGCACTGAACTGCGTCTGTCCTGCCACCTCCACCCTCATCACGCTGCTGGTCCACACCTCCCGCGGCCA GGAGGGCCAGGAGTCCCCGGAGCAGTGGCAGCGGATGTACGGACGCTGCTCGGGCAATGAGGTCTACCACATCCGGATGGGCGACagcaagttcttcatggagtACGAGGGGAAGAGCTTCACCTACGCTGCCTTCCACGCACACAAGAA GTACGGCGTCTGCCTGATCGGCATCCGGAGGGAGGAGAACAAGAGCATCCTGCTGAACCCTGGCCCACGGCACATCATGGCAGCATCTGACACCTGCTTCTACATCAACATCACCAAGGAGGAGAACTCTGCCTTCATTttcaagcaggaggagaagcagaagaagaaggGCTTTGCAGGGAGGGGCACCTACGACGGCCCATCCCGCCTACCTGTGCACAGCATCATCGCCAGCATGG GTACAGTAGCCATGGACCTGCAGAACACAGAGTGCCGCCCTGCTAACAGCAGcaagctggcactgccagcGGAGAATGGCTCTGGCAACCGCCGGCCCAGCATCGCGCCcgtgctggagctggcagacacctcctccctgctgccctgcgaCCTGCTCAGCGACCAGTCTGAAGATGAGATGACACAGTCAGATGAGGAGGGGTCGGCGGTTGTGGA GTATGTGAAGGGCTACCCACCAAACTCCCCCTACATTGGGAGCTCCCCAACTCTGTGCCACCTTTTACCTGAGAAAGCCCCATTCTGCTGCCTCAGGCTGGACAAG GGCTGCAAGCACAACAGCTTTGAAGATGCCAAAGCCTATGGGTTTAAGAACAAACTGATCATCGTTTCGGCAGAGACGGCTGGCAATGGGCTCTATAACTTCATTGTCCCCCTTCGTGCCTACTATCGGTCCCGCAAAGAGCTGAACCCAATTGTCTTGCTGCTGGACAACAA GCCTGAGCACCACTTTCTGGAAGCCATCTGTTGTTTCCCCATGGTTTACTACATGGAGGGCACGATCGACAA CCTGGACAGCTTGCTGCAGTGTGGCATCATCTATGCTGACAACCTGGTGGTTGTGGACAAGGAGAGCACCATGAGCGCCGAGGAGGACTACATGGCAGATGCAAAGACAATTGTCAACGTCCAGACCATGTTcag gctcttccccagcctcagCATTATCACAGAGCTGACCCACCCCTCCAACATGAGGTTCATGCAGTTCAGAGCAAAGGACAGTTACTCTCTTGCCCTTTCCAAGCTAGAAAAG AAAGAGCGGGAGAATggctccaacctggccttcatgTTCCGGCTTCCCTTTGCAGCAGGGAGGGTCTTCAGCATCAGCATGCTGGACACGCTGCTCTACCAG TCGTTCGTCAAGGACTACATGATCACCATCACCCGCTTGCTGCTGGGCCTTGACACCACGCCGGGCTCTGGCTACCTCTGTGCG ATGAAGATCACGGAGGATGATCTGTGGATCCGCACATATGGCCGCCTCTTCCAgaagctctgctcctccagtgCAGAGATTCCCATCGGGATTTACAGGACAGAGTCACACATGTTTGCAACGTCTGAG TCACAGATCTCAATCAATGTGGAGGACTGCGAGGACACAAAGGACGTCAAGGAGCACTGGGGCATCAAGGGCAGCCACCACAGGAACTCGTGCTCCAGCGACCAGTCCGAGCACCCCCTGCTGCGGCGCAAGAGCATGCAGTGGGCACGGCGGCTGAGCAGGAAGGGCAACAAGCACTCCAGTAAGACGGCCGAGTGGATCAGCCAGCAGCGCCTCAGCCTCTACCGGCGCTCCGAGAGGCAGGAGCTGTCCGAGCTGGTCAAAAACCGCATGAAGCACTTGGGCTTGCCCACCACGGGGTACG ATGAGATGAATGACCACCAGAACACCTTGTCCTACGTCCTGATCAATCCACCCCCAGACACACGGCTGGAGCTCAACGACATCGT
- the KCNT1 gene encoding potassium channel subfamily T member 1 isoform X3 gives MTELESEVLPLPPRYRFRDLLLGDQSFQSDDRVQVEFYVNENTFKERLKLFFIKNQRSSLRIRLFNFSLKLLTCLLYIVRVLLDNPEEGIGWSHIFWVDRKMPLWAVQVSIALISFLETMLLIYLSYKGNIWEQIFRISFILEMINTVPFIITIFWPPLRNLFIPVFLNCWLAKYALENMINDLHRAIQRTQSAMFNQVLILICTLLCLVFTGTCGIQHLERAGEKLSLFKSFYFCIVTFSTVGYGDVTPKIWPSQLLVVIMICVALVVLPLQFEELVYLWMERQKSGGNYSRHRAQTEKHVVLCVSSLKIDLLMDFLNEFYAHPRLQDYYVVILCPTEMDIQVRRVLQIPLWSQRVIYLQGSALKDQDLMRAKMDNGEACFILSSRNEVDRTAADHQTILRAWAVKDFAPNCPLYVQILKPENKFHVKFADHVVCEEECKYAMLALNCVCPATSTLITLLVHTSRGQEGQESPEQWQRMYGRCSGNEVYHIRMGDSKFFMEYEGKSFTYAAFHAHKKYGVCLIGIRREENKSILLNPGPRHIMAASDTCFYINITKEENSAFIFKQEEKQKKKGFAGRGTYDGPSRLPVHSIIASMGTVAMDLQNTECRPANSSKLALPAENGSGNRRPSIAPVLELADTSSLLPCDLLSDQSEDEMTQSDEEGSAVVEYVKGYPPNSPYIGSSPTLCHLLPEKAPFCCLRLDKGCKHNSFEDAKAYGFKNKLIIVSAETAGNGLYNFIVPLRAYYRSRKELNPIVLLLDNNLDSLLQCGIIYADNLVVVDKESTMSAEEDYMADAKTIVNVQTMFRLFPSLSIITELTHPSNMRFMQFRAKDSYSLALSKLEKKERENGSNLAFMFRLPFAAGRVFSISMLDTLLYQSFVKDYMITITRLLLGLDTTPGSGYLCAMKITEDDLWIRTYGRLFQKLCSSSAEIPIGIYRTESHMFATSESQISINVEDCEDTKDVKEHWGIKGSHHRNSCSSDQSEHPLLRRKSMQWARRLSRKGNKHSSKTAEWISQQRLSLYRRSERQELSELVKNRMKHLGLPTTGYDEMNDHQNTLSYVLINPPPDTRLELNDIVYLIRSDPLAHVANDGHSRKSSCSNKLGSCNPETRDETQL, from the exons GGTGCAGGTCGAGTTCTATGTGAATGAAAACACCTTTAAGGAGCGGCTGAAGCTCTTCTTCATCAAAAACCAGCGATCGA gtCTGAGGATCCGGCTCTTCAACTTCTCACTGAAGCTTCTCACCTGCCTCCTGTACATTGTCCGGGTCCTGCTTGACAACCCAGAGGAGGGCATAGGCTG GTCACACATCTTCTGGGTGGACAGGAAAATGCCACTGTGGGCTGTGCAG GTCAGCATCGCTTTAATCAGCTTTCTGGAGACCATGCTGCTCATCTATCTCAGCTACAAG GGGAACATCTGGGAACAGATTTTCCGCATCTCATTCATCCTGGAGATGATCAACACGGTGCCGTTTATTATCACG ATATTCTGGCCTCCTCTGCGGAATTTGTTCATTCCTGTGTTTCTGAACTGCTGGCTTGCCAAGTATGCCCTGGAGAACATGATT aATGACCTACACAGAGCCATACAAAGGACCCAGTCGGCCATGTTTAACCAGGTGCTCATTCTGATCTGTACCTTGCTGTGTCTCGTTTTCACAGG GACCTGTGGCATCCAGCACTTAGAAAGAGCAGGTGAGAAGCTCTCCCTCTTCAAGTCCTTCTATTTCTGCATTGTCACCTTTTCCACCGTGGGCTATGGAGATGTGACACCCAAGATCTGGCCTTCCCAGCTCCTTGTCGTGATAATGATTTGCGTCGCCCTGGTCGTGCTGCCACTCCAG TTTGAGGAGCTTGTCTACCTCTGGATGGAGCGGCAGAAGTCAGGAGGCAATTACAGCAGGCACCGTGCCCAGACGGAGAAGCACGTCGTCCTCTGTGTCAGCTCCCTCAAGATTGATCTCCTCATGGATTTCCTCAATGAGTTTTATGCCCACCCACGCCTGCAG GATTACTACGTGGTGATACTTTGCCCAACGGAGATGGATATCCAGGTGCGGAGGGTCCTACAGATCCCTCTGTGGTCACAGCGAGTGATCtacctccagggctctgcactgaAGGACCAGGACCTCATGAGAGCCAA GATGGACAATGGGGAAGCTTGCTTCATTCTCAGCAGCCGAAATGAGGTGGACCGCACTGCAGCG GACCACCAGACCATTCTGAGAGCCTGGGCTGTGAAGGATTTTGCTCCGAACTGTCCTCTCTATGTTCAGATCCTAAAGCCTGAAAACAAGTTTCATGTTAAGTTTGCAG ATCATGTTGTCTGTGAAGAGGAGTGCAAGTATGCCATGCTGGCACTGAACTGCGTCTGTCCTGCCACCTCCACCCTCATCACGCTGCTGGTCCACACCTCCCGCGGCCA GGAGGGCCAGGAGTCCCCGGAGCAGTGGCAGCGGATGTACGGACGCTGCTCGGGCAATGAGGTCTACCACATCCGGATGGGCGACagcaagttcttcatggagtACGAGGGGAAGAGCTTCACCTACGCTGCCTTCCACGCACACAAGAA GTACGGCGTCTGCCTGATCGGCATCCGGAGGGAGGAGAACAAGAGCATCCTGCTGAACCCTGGCCCACGGCACATCATGGCAGCATCTGACACCTGCTTCTACATCAACATCACCAAGGAGGAGAACTCTGCCTTCATTttcaagcaggaggagaagcagaagaagaaggGCTTTGCAGGGAGGGGCACCTACGACGGCCCATCCCGCCTACCTGTGCACAGCATCATCGCCAGCATGG GTACAGTAGCCATGGACCTGCAGAACACAGAGTGCCGCCCTGCTAACAGCAGcaagctggcactgccagcGGAGAATGGCTCTGGCAACCGCCGGCCCAGCATCGCGCCcgtgctggagctggcagacacctcctccctgctgccctgcgaCCTGCTCAGCGACCAGTCTGAAGATGAGATGACACAGTCAGATGAGGAGGGGTCGGCGGTTGTGGA GTATGTGAAGGGCTACCCACCAAACTCCCCCTACATTGGGAGCTCCCCAACTCTGTGCCACCTTTTACCTGAGAAAGCCCCATTCTGCTGCCTCAGGCTGGACAAG GGCTGCAAGCACAACAGCTTTGAAGATGCCAAAGCCTATGGGTTTAAGAACAAACTGATCATCGTTTCGGCAGAGACGGCTGGCAATGGGCTCTATAACTTCATTGTCCCCCTTCGTGCCTACTATCGGTCCCGCAAAGAGCTGAACCCAATTGTCTTGCTGCTGGACAACAA CCTGGACAGCTTGCTGCAGTGTGGCATCATCTATGCTGACAACCTGGTGGTTGTGGACAAGGAGAGCACCATGAGCGCCGAGGAGGACTACATGGCAGATGCAAAGACAATTGTCAACGTCCAGACCATGTTcag gctcttccccagcctcagCATTATCACAGAGCTGACCCACCCCTCCAACATGAGGTTCATGCAGTTCAGAGCAAAGGACAGTTACTCTCTTGCCCTTTCCAAGCTAGAAAAG AAAGAGCGGGAGAATggctccaacctggccttcatgTTCCGGCTTCCCTTTGCAGCAGGGAGGGTCTTCAGCATCAGCATGCTGGACACGCTGCTCTACCAG TCGTTCGTCAAGGACTACATGATCACCATCACCCGCTTGCTGCTGGGCCTTGACACCACGCCGGGCTCTGGCTACCTCTGTGCG ATGAAGATCACGGAGGATGATCTGTGGATCCGCACATATGGCCGCCTCTTCCAgaagctctgctcctccagtgCAGAGATTCCCATCGGGATTTACAGGACAGAGTCACACATGTTTGCAACGTCTGAG TCACAGATCTCAATCAATGTGGAGGACTGCGAGGACACAAAGGACGTCAAGGAGCACTGGGGCATCAAGGGCAGCCACCACAGGAACTCGTGCTCCAGCGACCAGTCCGAGCACCCCCTGCTGCGGCGCAAGAGCATGCAGTGGGCACGGCGGCTGAGCAGGAAGGGCAACAAGCACTCCAGTAAGACGGCCGAGTGGATCAGCCAGCAGCGCCTCAGCCTCTACCGGCGCTCCGAGAGGCAGGAGCTGTCCGAGCTGGTCAAAAACCGCATGAAGCACTTGGGCTTGCCCACCACGGGGTACG ATGAGATGAATGACCACCAGAACACCTTGTCCTACGTCCTGATCAATCCACCCCCAGACACACGGCTGGAGCTCAACGACATCGT